One genomic region from Plasmodium berghei ANKA genome assembly, chromosome: 4 encodes:
- a CDS encoding copper-transporting ATPase produces the protein MMGKREIILNNVSKNIKKKICVLKIDGVDNITFTNKSASIIYNNNIINALEIVDTINNIGINGYFIEDEDVEGNGGSSNDIIRFTFYVNGNYNNSETACDSQVNISPCVEEMASKACGDDYVELGGHEKNETYKNKSCCEMNNKGNKFNVNEDKKFDQNGIEKNDFNLNKYAYNNEANGDSNNNYIDQGSIYKYKDNLETNCDIINKCKNKCNENEGNNINEKIGKNDKDDDNMKKGKKTYDVFNIFRNITKNKKIKSNDNIQPEKKKLLDDTENVYNEDTVNLKGMNHNQAFYEYENYISNNENIYICELRIYNMTCNSCGNKIINFLKNKNLIIDGNSFAIDDKIKLKINIPENMSNYKNDISDGIKNKSNNVKFYVNKIMSEIKDSGFNNDLIDLYKYDNGNDNNLFDITLYIFRDDIIKAYNLFVQIKGVKKVEYDIQNEYIYILYDPDIIGIRCMLELLKKKNNIDAYYDEDKEKYFRSTKNNETQTSRKVIELLCCFFISIIIIILNSYQMSMGNMDNFYAYGNYKNYFKTFKFVRNLNNEHKAFNNNFFEQNNISLSQNIPFSVSHKMDNNYNSNENVDFRKKKKQNDDEEKIKKKEEIASNADLKKNIGEQNLNGEKDNCNHIKNFEDSINVEQNPLDNMKGKHLPDDFMEETFEKKTSKDIDKDNIKTYIKETGNDDQNKDIENVESFKKKEGDDKNKNSENVESYKREKGKTEEVDEEETFLFDFTIDNKSSKNSENNKNLKKNENSKKLKNFYARFMNKIKPKNVDNKMELLRNDKNENNVNLENNSNEENNVNKCKEQKAYSNDKKNCENNEKENKTRIRKDKSCSEKAWLNILLNKLLHIFIDDKNFAGILDKKIFSVLSLRLLLIYILSSIIYLFFGYNFIINGYKNLKNNIINMNVLIFISSSFSYFYSLFLLISCLIFSINIDGIPLYFDTAALLICIIKLGSEIEHFLVQFSKKKMEDLYEKTTKHVNILEERHNSQENNSNLNKKEKTNSSNKLTKKESFTYFGDEKNDGIGKSGSNDIYNCNKNKPSKNFPLKKYLLSNTIDNGKPIDLSKDIDKICLEGKKINLNDYVIKSYPVKFIQKYDLLVFYQGETILVDGIKINDDVTIINESMISGESNGINKYKGDKIYAGSKCAEGICILYISDVTKRNYIEYVKKILDEVNSKKTNLQLYADKIASIFIPFIIILCIVIFLIWFYLTYFGYVNIRNENYFKLNRFLSCVFFSIHFSLSVLCVACPCAVGLASPLSIAISSYICSNIGIIIKNINIFEILLNCNHFIFDKTGTLTVGKPVVNKIFISNNFETFIDQLLKDRPGNNLEIDWEYAKNVKNMCAISNNDEILWNNSNYRDGEIGFFKELTGSKNISDIYNKIEDYEKVENCKNGEYMEVYEMHDNDPSNLLKHCKGKNVKNGKKCLNYLESFNCAGKDVKFYSFSTENDNEYKMRKAIGLKQNRQREGDKKNRDENDMHFNCSGKQTFLNYFMSLINLKKYRQYNNKNINSSNKYDKSFDKSLKEHFINNSVVEFSSDDDSYSSETSSEYNLTGLYNNKNYSKYENHGKYIDSNSDNHYDNNLIDVINNIGSNNMINSSNNLSFSDEKDLKEKICNWIYLFLGLSLNIEKYSNHLYAESINSFINRYYFINKTYDFNNIKNEKNQGITGIINELSITIGTLFYCYTKYKNTYCNKMEKISEEKLNIKNFEKYLYSCDCSVHKTYQFLYNYSNSKKNESHNMIFMGIEGIIVGFFILVDDIKLEVFDLINHLKEEKKQIYVCTGDNYTNAMYISKILGIPKSNVSSNTLPMEKAQFVKKIQSLNDGKVCIIGDGINDCFALKTADLGLSLCTRSNIVMDSADACIVDNDISVITKLFEISKKTILVIKFNFLFSFFINIFFILLASGAFYAINFVFSPFHFTFLMFCSSIIVILSSLSLKLILKNV, from the exons atgatGGGGAAAAGGGAAATAATACTTAACAACGttagtaaaaatataaagaagaaaatatgtGTACTTAAAATAGATGGTGTTGATAATATTACCTTTACAAATAAATCTGCTTCGATTATTTacaacaataatataataaatgcgTTAGAAATAGTTGATACTATAAATAACATAGGTATTAATGGATATTTTATAGAAGATGAGGATGTAGAAGGGAATGGGGGGAGCAGTAATGATATTATTCGGTTTACTTTTTATGTAAATggtaattataataatagtgaAACTGCGTGTGATAGTCAAGTTAATATAAGTCCATGTGTCGAAGAAATGGCTTCGAAAGCATGCGGAGATGATTATGTTGAATTAGGAGGACATGAAAAGAAcgaaacatataaaaataaaagttgttgtgaaatgaataataaaggtaataaatttaatgtaAATGAGGATAAGAAATTTGATCAAAACGGAATCGAGaaaaatgattttaatTTGAACAAATATGCTTATAATAATGAGGCCAACGGagatagtaataataattatatagatCAAGGgtctatatataaatataaagacAACCTTGAAACAAATTgtgatattattaataagtgtaaaaataaatgcaatgaaaatgaaggaaataatataaatgaaaaaattggCAAAAATGATAAGGATGAcgataatatgaaaaaagggaaaaaaaCGTATGatgtatttaatatttttcgaaatataacaaaaaataaaaaaataaaaagtaatgataatattcaacctgaaaaaaaaaaactattagATGATACtgaaaatgtatataacGAAGATACAGTTAATCTCAAAGGAATGAACCATAATCAAgctttttatgaatatgaaaattatataagtaataatgagaatatatatatatgtgaattaagaatatataatatgacATGTAATAGTTgtggaaataaaataattaattttttaaaaaataaaaatttaattatagaCGGTAATAGTTTTGCTATTGACGATAAAATCaagttaaaaataaacattcCTGAAAATATGAGTAATTATAAGAATGATATATCTGATGGAATTAAAAACAAGAGTAATAATGTAAAATTTTAtgtgaacaaaataatgtCTGAAATTAAAGATAGCGGatttaataatgatttGATAGATTTATATAAGTATGATAATGGAAATgacaataatttatttgatataacattatatatatttagagatgatataataaaagcTTATAATTTGTTCGTCCAAATAAAAGGAGTAAAAAAAGTAGAATATGATAtacaaaatgaatatatttatattttgtatgaTCCTGATATTATAGGGATTAGATGCATGTTAGaattactaaaaaaaaaaaataatattgatgCATATTATGATGaagataaagaaaaatattttagaagtacaaaaaataatgaaacaCAAACATCTAGAAAAGTAATTGAATTATTatgttgtttttttataagcattattattattatacttaATAGTTATCAAATGAGTATGGGGAATATGGACAATTTCTATGCATAtggaaattataaaaattattttaaaacattcAAATTTGTTCGTAATTTAAACAACGAGCATAAAgcatttaataataatttttttgaacaaaataatattagttTGTCTCAAAACATACCTTTTTCTGTTTCGCATAAAATGGacaataattataattctAATGAAAATGTAGATTTtcgaaagaaaaaaaaacaaaatgatgacgaagaaaaaattaagaaaaaagaagaaatagCTTCGAATGCAGaccttaaaaaaaatattggcgaacaaaatttaaatggCGAAAAAGACAATTGTAACCACATTAAGAATTTTGAAGATTCTATAAATGTGGAGCAAAACCCTTTAGACAATATGAAGGGAAAGCATCTTCCGGATGATTTTATGGAGGAAACCTTCGAAAAGAAAACATCGAAAGATATAGATAaggataatataaaaacctATATAAAGGAGACAGGAAATGACGATCAAAATAAGGATATTGAAAATGTTGAAAGtttcaaaaaaaaggaaggggatgataaaaataagaatagTGAAAATGTAGAAAGTTATAAAAGAGAGAAAGGAAAAACAGAAGAAGTTGATGAGGAGGAAACTTTTTTGTTTGATTTTACAATAGATAATAAATCTTCTAAAAATTCtgagaataataaaaatttaaagaaaaatgaaaattcgaaaaaattaaaaaatttctATGCCCGttttatgaacaaaataaaaccaAAAAATGTGGATAACAAAATGGAATTGCTTagaaatgataaaaatgaaaataatgtcaatcttgaaaataattctaatgaagaaaataatgtaaataaatgcAAAGAACAAAAAGCATATagtaatgataaaaaaaattgcgAAAACAATGAAAAGGAGAACAAAACTCGAATAAGGAAAGATAAATCATGTTCAGAAAAAGCATGGTTgaatatacttttaaataaattgttaCACATATTTATTGATGATAAAAACTTTGCGGGTATTTtagacaaaaaaatatttagtGTCTTATCATTAAGATTattattgatatatatattatcctcaattatatatttgttttttggttataatttcattattaatgGATATAAGAATTTaaagaataatataataaatatgaacgtcttaatttttattagttcatcattttcatatttttattcgctatttcttttaatatcatGTTTAATCTTTTCAATAAACATAGATGGTATtccattatattttgatacagctgcattattaatatgtataataaaattaggATCTGAAATCGAACATTTTTTGGTGCAgttttcgaaaaaaaaaatggaagatttatatgaaaaaacaacaaagcatgttaatattttagaaGAAAGACATAATAGCCaggaaaataatagtaatttaaataaaaaagaaaaaacaaatagcTCAAATAAATTGACAAAGAAAGAAAgttttacatattttggagatgaaaaaaatgatggaATTGGAAAAAGTGGTAGCAATGATATATACaattgtaataaaaataaacccTCCAAAAATTTCCcacttaaaaaatatttattaagcAATACAATTGATAATGGAAAACCTATTGATTTAAGTAAAGatattgataaaatatgtttagaagggaaaaaaataaatttaaatgattaTGTAATTAAGAGCTATCCTGTAAAATTTATccaaaaatatgatttattAGTTTTTTATCAAGGTGAAACAATATTAGTAGatggaataaaaattaatgatgATGTTACAATTATTAATGAAAGTATGATAAGTGGTGAATCAAatggaataaataaatataaaggtgataaaatatatgctgGATCTAAATGTGCTGAAGGGATATgtatactatatatttctGATGTAACAAAAAGGAACTATATTGAATATGTTAAGAAAATTTTAGATGAAGTAAAttctaaaaaaacaaatctCCAATTATATGCTGATAAGATTGCtagtatttttattccatttattataatattatgtattgtaatatttttaatttggttttatttaacatattttggttatgtaaatattagaaacgaaaattattttaaattaaatagaTTTTTATcttgtgtatttttttcgattcatttttcattatcagTTTTATGTGTCGCATGCCCTTGTGCAGTAGGTTTAGCCAGCCCGTTGTCAATAGCTATCAgttcatatatatgcagTAATATTggaattattataaaaaatattaatatttttgaaatcCTTCTTAATTGTaatcattttatatttgataaaacaGGGACATTGACAGTTGGAAAACCTGTTGttaacaaaatttttatttcaaataatttcGAAACATTTATTGATCAGTTATTGAAGGATCGGCCTGGAAATAATTTAGAAATCGATTGGGaatatgcaaaaaatgttaaaaatatgtgtgCTATTTCAAATAATGACGAAATATTATGGAATAATAGTAATTATAGAGACGGTGAAATTGGTTTCTTTAAAGAACTGACTGGTTCCAAAAATATTTCGGATATTTACAACAAAATAGAAGATTATGAAAAAGTggaaaattgtaaaaatggTGAATATATGGAAGTATATGAAATGCATGATAATGATCCTTCGAATCTTCTAAAGCATTGtaaaggaaaaaatgtgaaaaatggtaaaaaatgtttgaattatttagaAAGCTTTAATTGTGCAGGTAAAGATGTcaaattttattctttttcaactgaaaatgataatgaatACAAAATGAGAAAAGCAATAGGATTGAAACAAAATAGACAAAGAGAAggtgataaaaaaaatagagatgaaaatgatatgCATTTTAATTGTAGTGGAAAacaaacatttttaaattattttatgtcattaataaatttaaaaaaatacaggcaatataacaataagaatattaatagtagtaataaatatgataagTCATTTGATAAATCGTTAAAAGaacattttataaataattctgTTGTTGAATTTTCTTCGGATGATGATTCATATTCTAGCGAAACAAGTAGTGAGTATAATTTAACTGGAttatacaataataaaaattattcgaaatatgaaaatcatggaaaatatattgatagCAATTCTGACAATCACTATGATAATAATCTAATAGAcgttataaataatataggaagtaataatatgataaatagttcaaataatttatctttttctGATGAAAAAGATTTAAAAGAGAAAATATGTAATtggatatatttatttttaggaCTAAGTTTAAATATcgaaaaatatagtaaTCATTTATATGCTGAGTCTattaattcttttattaatagatattattttataaataaaacatatgattttaataatataaagaatgaaaaaaacCAAGGAATTACTggtataataaatgaattgTCAATAACTATAGGCACGTTGTTTTACtgttatacaaaatataaaaatacttattgtaataaaatggaaaaaatttctgaagaaaaattaaatataaaaaattttgaaaaatatttatattcttgTGATTGCAGTGTGCATAAAACttatcaatttttatataattattctaatagtaaaaaaaatgaaagcCATAATATGATTTTTATGGGTATTGAAGGAATAATAGTTggttttttcattttagtAGATGATATTAAACTGGAGGTATTTGATTTAATTAATCACTTAAAAGAAgagaaaaaacaaatttatgtATGTACAGGTGATAATTATACTAATGCTATgtatatttcaaaaatattggGAATACCAAAAAGCAACGTTTCTTCAAATACTTTACCTATGGAGAAGGCTCAATTTGTTAAGAAAATACAATCTTTGAACGATG GAAAGGTATGCATTATTGGAGACGGTATAAATGATTGTTTTGCCTTGAAAACTGCTGATTTAGGATTGTCATTATGCACAAGATCAAATATTGTAATGGACAGTGCAGACGCATGTATTGTTGATAATGATATAAGTGttataacaaaattatttgaaataaGCAAAAAAACCATATTAGTTATTAAgtttaattttcttttttctttctttattaatatattttttattttattggcAAGTGGAGCTTTTTATGCcataaattttgttttctcGCCCTTTCATTTCACATTCTTAATGTTTTGTAGTTCAATTATTGTAATTTTATCGTCCCTATCCTTGAAGCT GATTCTGAAAAATGTATGA
- a CDS encoding replication protein A1, small fragment: MSENDLLFRISQITTYVSKWIIKAKVVNKSKLSTFKNNNSFFSIDITDVHGDSISCKFWGSSADKWFNNIELKKVYIFSKGRVSIANPKYNTVKHKYELTFNEDSEIHEVKDDGEIKIQKNISLVNLRDIKIATKETPFTADLIGIVKHICPPNNLKTKQGNDIIKQNIIIVDDTKHSFEISFWDSNVNLIEKDLKENEIYIFTNISIRNWNDMKNGTFGVTSSIEKVENLNDELKEKCLGISEWYNNNGKYEQFTNMKNILSNDVIQTPDKHYALSDVNDVLAKISGTYTLVGRIKRIYWKSKENEHRFYYPACTKCKKKLLSSGQDSAQGVDYDNSNFNNEENCVYSCMNCDENNVKPFYNYTFNFLFMDFSGSITLRAFSDEGFNLLGKKAEELKGLDEDTLDYLFNYDFLYKEYKVVVRVSQKIYNGIERVNFTAMRIFPQKYSDISYLLNEIQLLIPSDNNTTKNKRSLNNNFHDTKKQKI; encoded by the exons ATGAGTGAAAACGA CCTCCTTTTTCGTATTAGCCAAATAACGACATATGTTAGCAAATGGATCATAAAAGCAAAAGTAGTTAACAAATCAAAACTCTCTACATTTAAGAACAACAACAGTTTTTTTAGCATAGACATAACTGATGTACATGGTGATTCGATTTCATGCAAATTTTGGGGAAGCTCAGCAGATAAATggtttaataatatagagttaaaaaaagtttatattttttccaaagGAAGAGTTTCGATTGCAAAtccaaaatataatactgtaaaacataaatatgaattaaCATTTAATGAAGATAGTGAAATTCATGAAGTAAAAGATGATGGGGAAATCAAAATtcagaaaaatatatcactTGTAAATTTAAgagatataaaaatagccACAAAAGAAACACCATTTACAGCCGATTTAATTGGTATAGTTAAACATATATGCCCACcaaataatttgaaaaCGAAGCAAGgaaatgatataattaaacaaaatataataattgttGATGATACAAAGCATTCATTTGAAATATCTTTTTGGGACAGTAATGTAAATTTAATAGAAAAggatttaaaagaaaatgaaatatacatatttacaaatataagtATTCGAAATTGGAATGATATGAAAAATGGAACATTTGGTGTAACTAGTTCTATCGAAAAAGTAGAAAATCTAAATGAcgaattaaaagaaaaatgcTTAGGTATTTCAGAAtggtataataataatggaaaataCGAGCAGTTTactaatatgaaaaatattttatccaATGATGTTATCCAAACACCTGATAAACATTATGCATTAAGTGATGTTAATGATGTATTAGCAAAAATATCTGGAACATATACATTAGTAGGTAGAATTAAACGAATATATTGGAAAAGCAAAGAAAATGAGCATAGGTTTTATTACCCTGCTTGTActaaatgtaaaaaaaaattattatcaagTGGACAAGATAGTGCTCAAGGCGTTGATTACGATAATTCGAATTTcaataatgaagaaaattgTGTATATTCATGTATGAATtgtgatgaaaataatgtcAAACccttttataattatacattTAATTTCTTATTTATGGATTTCTCTGGTTCTATAACTTTAAGAGCTTTTTCTGATGAAGGGTTTAATTTGCTAGGGAAAAAAGCTGAAGAATTAAAAGGATTGGATGAGGATACTTTagattatttatttaattacgATTTCTTATATAAGGAGTATAAAGTTGTTGTTAGGGTAAgtcaaaaaatttataatggAATAGAAAGAGTAAATTTTACTGCTATGAGAATATTCCCACAAAAATATTCAGATATCTCGTATTTACTCAATGAAATCCAACTACTCATTCCCagtgataataatacaacTAAAAATAAGAGATCCCTGAACAACAATTTTCATGatacaaaaaaacaaaaaatataa
- a CDS encoding bacterial histone-like protein, putative yields the protein MHILLLFFCFMFEYVHSRQAFINVHKNNIINKKISNNSYNKNALYQNSPKVPISQAVTKKQIIEEVSMETKESKKTVEKIMNGIFDNIYKHLENNEKIYIHKFGMYYNIFRKKRYIKNMRTKEDIEIESSHVPHFKFSKIFKDMIKVNIKAKKGEGYEEETEFEDDELDMDNINENFKENVNEKLVY from the exons ATGCACATCCTATTGTTGTTCTTCTGTTTTATGTTTGAATATGTCCATTCACGGCAGGCTTTCATTAATGTTCATAAGaacaatattataaacaaaaaaattagcaacaactcatataataaaaatgcattATATCAAAATTCTCCAAAGGTGCCTATTTCACAG gCAGTTACTAAGAAGCAGATAATTGAAGAAGTTTCAATGGAAACAAAAGAAAGTAAAAAAACAGTTGAAAAAATCATGAATGGGatatttgataatatatataaacatttagaaaataatgaaaaaatatacatccATAAATTTGGTATGTATTACAACatttttcgaaaaaaaagatatattaaaaatatgcgAACAAAAGAAGACATTGAAATAGAAAGCAGTCATGTGCCACATTTTAAATTctcaaaaatattcaaagaCATGataaaagtaaatataaagGCAAAAAAGGGAGAAGGATACGAAGAGGAAACTGAATTCGAGGACGACGAATTAGATATggataatattaatgaaaactTTAAGGAGAATGTCAATGAAAAATTAGTTTATTAA